A window from Longimicrobium sp. encodes these proteins:
- a CDS encoding serine hydrolase: MAHPLPLRPLLARLLPLCAAFGSTALAAQSPDPMALNRVGRWAEAAEVSRGILAKPAATPTSHCEARTHLVSALSRLGRADEAGVEIAGFERACTGLPAGHWARGEIARARDALASGGARARGSSPAGPAFVRPAADDWPVASPTALRMDTAALAAHRRLCSASGADACVVVHRGSLVDEWYGPRYAEPIGAMSSTKSVTGLLAGMLVGDGKLSTDHPVSRYIPEWRAGAAGGVTVRHLLSMTSGLPDFPPGVREVGSASDKEAFTFGLGLVARPGASWAYSNDGAFLLSPLLDRAAGEPIEDYARRRLFGPLGMRTTRLYVYPEGQAWTHADMQTTARDLARVGQLMLNGGRWGGVQIVPEEWVRESVRPSQPHNPRYGLLWWIVPDGYAAFGYLDTNVYVFPERDLVVVRMQSKLVEGATRYEPAAYDLFARMTRK, encoded by the coding sequence ATGGCGCATCCACTCCCGTTGCGCCCGCTTCTCGCGCGCCTGCTGCCCCTCTGCGCCGCCTTCGGCTCGACCGCGCTCGCCGCGCAGTCACCGGATCCTATGGCGCTCAACCGCGTCGGGCGCTGGGCCGAGGCCGCGGAGGTCTCCCGCGGCATCCTTGCGAAGCCCGCCGCCACGCCTACGAGCCACTGCGAGGCGAGGACGCACCTGGTCTCCGCGCTCTCACGGCTCGGCCGCGCGGACGAAGCCGGGGTGGAGATCGCCGGATTCGAGCGTGCGTGCACCGGGCTCCCCGCGGGCCATTGGGCTCGGGGGGAGATCGCCCGCGCACGGGACGCTCTCGCGAGCGGAGGGGCGCGCGCCCGCGGAAGCTCCCCAGCCGGCCCGGCATTCGTCCGGCCCGCCGCGGACGACTGGCCCGTCGCCAGCCCCACCGCGTTGCGCATGGATACGGCGGCGCTCGCCGCACACCGGCGTCTCTGCAGCGCGTCAGGTGCGGACGCGTGTGTGGTCGTGCACAGGGGGTCGCTGGTCGACGAATGGTACGGCCCGCGCTACGCCGAGCCCATCGGTGCGATGTCCAGCACCAAGTCCGTCACGGGGCTGCTCGCGGGGATGCTGGTGGGAGACGGCAAGCTGTCGACCGACCATCCGGTGTCGCGCTACATCCCGGAATGGCGGGCGGGAGCCGCGGGGGGCGTCACGGTGCGCCACCTGCTCAGCATGACGTCCGGTCTCCCCGATTTCCCGCCCGGCGTGCGCGAGGTGGGATCGGCGTCGGACAAGGAAGCGTTCACGTTCGGACTGGGGCTCGTGGCCCGGCCCGGCGCCTCGTGGGCGTACTCCAACGACGGCGCGTTCCTGCTGTCGCCGCTGCTGGACCGCGCGGCGGGGGAGCCGATCGAGGACTACGCGCGCCGCCGCCTCTTCGGGCCGCTTGGTATGCGCACCACCCGCCTGTACGTCTACCCCGAGGGGCAGGCGTGGACGCATGCGGACATGCAGACCACCGCGCGCGACCTGGCCCGCGTGGGACAGCTGATGCTGAACGGCGGGCGCTGGGGCGGTGTGCAGATCGTCCCGGAGGAGTGGGTGCGCGAGTCGGTTCGCCCCTCGCAGCCGCACAACCCCCGGTACGGGCTCCTCTGGTGGATCGTGCCGGACGGATATGCGGCGTTCGGCTACCTGGATACCAACGTGTACGTGTTTCCCGAGCGGGACCTCGTCGTCGTGCGCATGCAGTCGAAACTCGTCGAGGGCGCCACGCGTTACGAGCCGGCCGCATACGACCTGTTCGCGCGCATGACGCGGAAGTGA
- a CDS encoding xanthine dehydrogenase family protein subunit M → MKPAPFAYHRPDTVEAALALLAEHGYDAKLLAGGQSLVPAMNFRLAAPAVLIDLNRIPGLDAIAEAEGGVRIGAMVRQRAAERSALLAERAPLIAETLPYVAHAQIRNRGTMGGSIAHADPAAELPAVMLALGARFHLRGPNGTRTVTAEDFFTGLFGTALEPEEMLVEIEIPRAAPGTGFAFDEISRRHGDFALAGVAASVQVDADGRCTSARVALLSVGDGPVLAAQAAAALDGQSPTDDAIRAAAHAAAHQDIDPPGDIHATPAYRRQLAEVLVRRVLPRAFERARGAIA, encoded by the coding sequence ATGAAGCCCGCCCCATTCGCGTACCATCGTCCGGACACGGTGGAAGCCGCGCTCGCCCTCCTTGCCGAGCACGGCTACGACGCCAAGCTCCTGGCCGGCGGGCAGAGCCTGGTGCCGGCAATGAACTTCCGCCTCGCCGCGCCCGCCGTGCTCATCGACCTCAACCGCATCCCCGGCCTCGACGCGATCGCCGAGGCGGAGGGCGGCGTGAGGATCGGCGCGATGGTGCGGCAGCGGGCGGCGGAGCGCAGCGCCTTGCTGGCCGAGCGCGCGCCCCTCATCGCGGAAACGCTTCCGTACGTGGCGCACGCGCAGATCCGCAACCGCGGCACGATGGGCGGCAGCATCGCCCACGCCGATCCCGCCGCCGAGCTGCCGGCTGTGATGCTGGCGCTCGGCGCCCGCTTTCACCTGCGGGGGCCCAATGGCACGCGCACGGTGACGGCGGAGGACTTCTTCACCGGCCTCTTCGGCACTGCGCTGGAGCCGGAGGAGATGCTGGTGGAGATCGAGATCCCCCGCGCCGCGCCGGGCACCGGCTTCGCCTTCGACGAGATCTCGCGCCGCCACGGCGACTTCGCGCTGGCGGGCGTCGCGGCATCGGTGCAGGTGGATGCGGATGGGCGCTGCACGTCCGCCCGCGTCGCGCTGCTGAGCGTGGGCGACGGACCGGTGCTCGCCGCCCAGGCCGCCGCCGCGCTCGACGGCCAATCGCCCACCGACGACGCCATCCGCGCCGCCGCCCACGCCGCGGCGCATCAGGACATCGATCCACCCGGCGACATCCACGCCACGCCCGCGTACCGCCGCCAGCTCGCGGAGGTGCTGGTGCGGCGCGTGCTTCCGCGCGCCTTCGAGCGTGCGCGCGGCGCCATCGCATGA
- a CDS encoding carbon monoxide dehydrogenase subunit G yields the protein MILDGEHTFPGPRETVWGLLQDPEVLAKAMPGARRLTLTGPGAYQGVIRIGVGPVTAAEWSLNVTLADQVPPESYVMIVDSKGALGFTRGQATVNLDEVDGGTRMRYHADLSVGGKVAGVGQRLLDQVARMLTKQGLDALNKELEARLAAGRST from the coding sequence ATGATCCTTGACGGCGAGCACACCTTTCCAGGCCCGCGCGAAACCGTGTGGGGGCTGCTGCAGGACCCCGAGGTGCTGGCCAAGGCCATGCCCGGCGCGCGGCGCCTGACCCTGACGGGGCCCGGCGCGTACCAGGGCGTGATCCGCATCGGCGTGGGGCCGGTCACGGCGGCGGAGTGGTCGCTGAACGTGACGCTCGCCGACCAGGTGCCCCCGGAGAGCTACGTGATGATCGTGGACAGCAAGGGCGCGCTCGGCTTCACCCGAGGCCAGGCCACCGTCAACCTGGACGAGGTGGACGGCGGCACGCGGATGCGCTACCACGCCGACCTCTCCGTCGGCGGCAAGGTGGCGGGGGTGGGGCAGCGTCTGCTGGACCAGGTCGCGCGGATGCTGACCAAGCAGGGGCTGGACGCGCTCAACAAGGAGCTGGAAGCGCGCCTCGCCGCGGGCCGTTCCACCTGA
- a CDS encoding SRPBCC family protein, which translates to MKVHRMETVQRVPVPVEEAWRFFSDPRNLAKITPPSLGFQVTSPLPDKVYAGLIITYKVRPLFGVAVNWVTEITHVDEPHRFVDEQRFGPYRFWHHQHLFRPVEGGVEMTDIVHYALPPGGGLARGLLVAPRLKEIFDYRRGVLERTYGTLP; encoded by the coding sequence ATGAAGGTGCACAGGATGGAGACGGTGCAGCGGGTGCCGGTGCCGGTGGAGGAGGCGTGGCGCTTCTTCTCCGACCCGCGCAACCTGGCCAAGATCACCCCGCCGAGCCTCGGCTTCCAGGTGACCTCGCCGCTGCCGGACAAGGTGTACGCGGGGCTCATCATCACCTACAAGGTGCGGCCGCTCTTTGGCGTGGCGGTCAACTGGGTGACGGAGATCACGCACGTGGACGAGCCCCACCGGTTCGTGGACGAGCAGCGCTTCGGCCCGTACCGCTTCTGGCACCACCAGCACCTCTTTCGCCCGGTGGAGGGCGGCGTGGAGATGACGGACATCGTGCACTACGCGCTTCCGCCGGGCGGCGGGCTGGCGCGCGGGCTCCTGGTGGCGCCGCGCCTCAAGGAGATCTTCGACTACCGCCGCGGGGTGCTGGAGCGCACCTACGGCACGCTACCCTGA
- a CDS encoding radical SAM protein, with the protein MAEQAELFAGGGARALPVLERRGDALFYALDGARLAAPGTGVMRGTLTVNPYVGCEFSCAYCYAPYAHGWLMERLGETGRLLRDPGTPTAFDRAIFVKRAGQSVAGAVRRAPAALVALGTATDPYQPAERRFGITRGVLETLAGMRGVRVSITTKSPLVLRDLDLLERIRARGGRVDVHVSLISTDARLLRAVEPRSPTPARRLDALRRLRERGVRAGLFAMPLLPGLTDTQESIDALFAAARDADACYVVAGGVRLSEVSWRRFLPALRALRPDLVDAYEEIIRRRSPRRTRYRERLDARIEQARARFGFNRGAFPTMKPDVAEAPQLALFEGGAGG; encoded by the coding sequence ATGGCGGAGCAGGCGGAGCTGTTCGCGGGCGGGGGCGCGCGCGCGCTCCCGGTGCTGGAGCGGCGGGGAGACGCGCTCTTTTACGCGCTGGACGGCGCGCGCCTCGCCGCGCCCGGCACGGGGGTGATGCGCGGCACGCTGACGGTGAACCCGTACGTCGGCTGCGAGTTTTCGTGCGCCTACTGCTACGCCCCGTACGCGCACGGCTGGCTGATGGAGCGCCTGGGCGAGACCGGCCGCCTGCTGCGCGACCCCGGCACGCCGACCGCCTTCGACCGCGCCATCTTCGTGAAGCGCGCCGGCCAGAGCGTGGCCGGGGCCGTGCGCCGCGCCCCGGCCGCCCTCGTCGCCCTGGGCACCGCGACCGATCCCTACCAGCCGGCGGAGCGGCGCTTCGGGATCACGCGCGGCGTGCTGGAGACGCTGGCGGGGATGCGGGGGGTGCGCGTCTCCATCACCACCAAGAGCCCGCTCGTCCTGCGCGATCTGGACCTGCTGGAGCGCATCCGCGCGCGCGGCGGCCGGGTGGACGTGCACGTGTCGCTGATCTCCACCGACGCACGCCTGCTGCGCGCCGTCGAGCCGCGCTCCCCCACCCCCGCGCGCCGCCTGGACGCGCTCCGCCGCCTGCGCGAGCGGGGGGTCCGCGCCGGGCTCTTCGCCATGCCCCTCCTCCCCGGCCTCACCGACACCCAGGAGAGCATCGACGCCCTCTTCGCCGCCGCCCGCGACGCGGATGCGTGCTACGTGGTGGCGGGCGGGGTGCGGCTTTCGGAGGTGTCGTGGCGCCGCTTCCTCCCCGCCCTGCGCGCGTTGCGCCCCGACCTGGTGGACGCCTACGAGGAGATCATCCGCCGCCGCTCCCCCCGCCGCACGCGCTACCGCGAGAGGCTCGACGCGCGCATCGAGCAGGCGCGCGCCCGATTCGGATTCAACCGCGGCGCGTTTCCGACGATGAAGCCGGATGTGGCGGAGGCGCCGCAGCTGGCGTTGTTCGAGGGCGGGGCCGGCGGTTGA
- a CDS encoding cyclase family protein, with product MKVYDLSQPLNEQAPFWPYYPPFEVKYIKRKAEHGVNAQYIQTSNHMGTHLDAPRHFVTNGMTIDQIPMEWLCGPGVIVNLSDEMDELAVYTPEMIESRVEVRKGDILLLHTGWHRYAQWGDKADEEKYIHMHPGAHPDMVPWLLEKEIHIWGVDVVSTDHPMDLPIGRFLGKGLHNHCDRVRAAAEKKFGGPEAVARLFPDEDYQLTHNKLFDKNCMHIENLGGDISAPELQNRRLILGVFPWKFQGGEAAFARVVAFDGEWPANP from the coding sequence ATGAAAGTGTACGACCTGTCGCAGCCGCTGAACGAGCAGGCCCCCTTCTGGCCGTACTACCCGCCTTTCGAGGTGAAGTACATCAAGCGCAAGGCGGAGCACGGGGTGAACGCGCAGTACATCCAGACGTCCAACCACATGGGGACGCACCTGGACGCGCCGCGCCACTTCGTGACCAACGGGATGACCATCGACCAGATCCCGATGGAGTGGCTGTGCGGCCCCGGCGTCATCGTGAACCTGAGCGACGAGATGGACGAGCTGGCGGTGTACACGCCGGAGATGATCGAGTCGCGCGTGGAGGTGCGGAAAGGTGACATCCTGCTGCTGCACACCGGCTGGCACCGCTACGCGCAGTGGGGCGACAAGGCAGACGAGGAGAAGTACATCCACATGCACCCGGGCGCGCACCCGGACATGGTGCCGTGGCTGCTGGAGAAGGAGATTCACATCTGGGGCGTGGACGTGGTCTCCACCGACCACCCGATGGACCTGCCGATCGGGCGCTTCCTGGGCAAGGGGCTGCACAACCACTGCGACCGCGTGCGCGCCGCCGCCGAGAAGAAGTTCGGTGGCCCCGAAGCCGTCGCGCGCCTCTTCCCCGACGAGGACTACCAGCTCACGCACAACAAGCTGTTCGACAAGAACTGCATGCACATCGAGAACCTGGGCGGCGACATCAGCGCCCCGGAGCTCCAGAACCGCCGCCTGATCCTGGGCGTCTTCCCCTGGAAGTTCCAGGGCGGCGAGGCGGCGTTCGCCCGCGTGGTGGCGTTCGACGGGGAGTGGCCGGCGAATCCGTGA